The following proteins come from a genomic window of Oscillospiraceae bacterium:
- a CDS encoding site-specific DNA-methyltransferase, translated as MSDKLKMHTPNKADENFAKLAALFPNAVTETKDEHGDIVRAIDKDILMQEISATVVDGADERYQFTWPDKKKSILLANAPINKTLRPYKEESVNFDTTENLYIEGDNLEVLKLLQETYLGKIKMIYIDPPYNTGNDFVYEDDFTQAATEYISMSGQYNDEGNRLVQNFESNGRYHTDWLNMIYPRLKISKDLLSDDGVIIISIDDHEVDNLKKVCDEIFGQSNFIGLTVRVSSPTQNIAKFMSIMHDYSLIYCKNKEANGGDWRVPKNNVAEFESRANKLFKSGASQEEIAAELRALVKYPRFYDFDHYYFCDDGGIFRAGPIGGVQSGNVTTQILHPITKKPCKMPKGGWRYKDSEIQRLVDENKLLFGKDETIVPQTKLYLHDYLMQIPKGINFFDTQTDVHFLSDNGLPFDFPKPVDYIEYLEAMIVDENSIVLDFFSGSATTAHATMKMNAKDDGNRKYIMVQLPEEIGKSSANNNSEYKTICEVGKERIRRAAKKIAEENPDAKFDSGFRVLKCDTSNMKDVYYNPSEFEPSFLDTMEDNIKEDRTPEDLLFQVMLDLGVLLSSEIEETTIAGKKVFNVADNFLIACFDKDVNDEVIKEIAQKKPYYFVMRDSSMANDSVATNFEQIFATFSPDTVRKVL; from the coding sequence ATGAGTGATAAATTAAAGATGCACACACCCAATAAGGCGGATGAAAACTTTGCTAAGTTAGCAGCACTCTTTCCTAATGCTGTAACCGAAACAAAAGACGAGCATGGAGATATTGTTCGTGCTATTGATAAAGACATTTTAATGCAAGAAATTTCAGCAACTGTTGTCGATGGTGCTGATGAACGTTATCAGTTTACTTGGCCTGATAAGAAGAAATCTATCCTTCTTGCCAATGCTCCTATAAATAAAACTTTAAGACCTTATAAGGAAGAAAGTGTAAACTTTGATACAACGGAAAACCTCTACATTGAGGGCGACAATCTTGAAGTATTAAAACTTTTGCAAGAAACTTATCTCGGCAAGATTAAAATGATTTACATAGACCCTCCATATAATACAGGAAACGATTTTGTTTATGAAGATGATTTTACTCAAGCAGCAACTGAATATATTTCTATGAGCGGACAATATAACGATGAGGGGAATAGACTTGTTCAGAACTTTGAAAGCAACGGAAGATACCATACTGATTGGCTTAATATGATTTATCCTCGATTAAAAATCTCAAAAGATTTACTTTCTGATGATGGAGTCATAATTATTAGCATAGATGACCACGAAGTTGATAATTTAAAAAAAGTATGTGATGAAATTTTTGGACAAAGCAATTTTATTGGATTAACAGTTAGAGTAAGTTCGCCAACACAAAACATTGCAAAATTTATGTCAATAATGCACGATTACTCTTTGATATATTGTAAAAACAAAGAAGCAAATGGCGGAGATTGGAGAGTTCCGAAAAATAATGTTGCTGAATTTGAGTCAAGAGCAAATAAATTGTTTAAATCAGGTGCATCACAAGAAGAAATAGCAGCCGAACTTAGAGCATTAGTTAAATATCCTCGTTTTTATGATTTCGACCACTATTATTTTTGTGATGATGGAGGTATTTTCAGAGCAGGTCCAATTGGTGGTGTTCAAAGTGGTAATGTGACAACACAAATTCTTCATCCAATTACTAAAAAGCCTTGCAAAATGCCAAAAGGTGGTTGGAGATATAAAGATAGTGAAATTCAAAGACTTGTAGATGAAAACAAATTGCTCTTTGGAAAAGATGAAACTATTGTTCCTCAAACGAAGCTATATTTACACGATTATTTAATGCAAATACCAAAAGGAATAAACTTTTTTGACACACAAACTGATGTACATTTTTTGAGCGATAACGGGTTGCCGTTTGATTTCCCAAAACCAGTTGATTATATTGAGTACTTAGAAGCAATGATTGTTGATGAAAATTCAATAGTATTAGATTTTTTCTCTGGTTCTGCAACAACAGCACACGCAACAATGAAAATGAATGCGAAAGATGATGGTAATAGAAAATACATTATGGTACAGTTGCCGGAAGAAATAGGCAAAAGTTCTGCAAACAACAACTCGGAGTATAAAACAATATGTGAAGTTGGAAAAGAGCGTATTCGCAGAGCTGCAAAGAAAATTGCAGAAGAAAATCCCGACGCTAAATTTGATAGTGGCTTTAGAGTTTTAAAGTGTGATACATCTAATATGAAAGATGTATATTATAACCCATCGGAGTTTGAACCATCATTCCTTGACACAATGGAAGACAATATCAAAGAGGACAGAACTCCGGAAGACTTACTCTTCCAAGTAATGCTTGATTTAGGTGTGCTTTTATCAAGTGAAATCGAAGAAACAACTATAGCAGGTAAAAAAGTGTTTAATGTTGCAGATAACTTCCTTATCGCTTGTTTTGATAAAGATGTAAATGATGAAGTTATTAAAGAAATTGCACAAAAGAAACCATATTACTTTGTTATGCGTGACAGCTCTATGGCAAATGATAGTGTTGCAACAAACTTTGAACAGATATTCGCAACCTTCAGTCCCGACACGGTGAGGAAGGTGCTATAA